A genome region from Staphylococcus capitis subsp. capitis includes the following:
- the gatB gene encoding Asp-tRNA(Asn)/Glu-tRNA(Gln) amidotransferase subunit GatB encodes MHFETVIGLEVHVELKTDSKMFSPSPAHFGAEPNSNTNVIDLAYPGVLPVVNRRAVDWAMRASMALNMDIATNSKFDRKNYFYPDNPKAYQISQFDEPIGENGYIDIEVDGETKRIGITRLHMEEDAGKSTHKDGYSLVDLNRQGTPLIEIVSEPDIRSPQEAYAYLEKLRSIIQYTGVSDCKMEEGSLRCDANISLRPYGQKEFGTKTELKNLNSFNYVRKGLEYEEKRQEEELLNGGEIGQETRRFDESTGKTILMRVKEGSDDYRYFPEPDIVPLYVDEDWKERVRQTIPELPDERKAKYVNDLGLPEYDAHVLTLTKEMSDFFEGAIEHGADVKLTSNWLMGGVNEYLNKNQVELQDTQLTPENLAGMIKLIEDGTMSSKIAKKVFPELAENGGDAKQIMEDKGLVQISDEATLLKFVNEALDNNPQSVEDYKNGKGKAMGFLVGQIMKASKGQANPQKVNGLLKQELDKR; translated from the coding sequence ATGCATTTTGAAACAGTTATAGGACTTGAAGTTCACGTTGAGTTAAAAACAGACTCTAAAATGTTCTCTCCATCACCAGCACATTTTGGAGCTGAACCTAACTCAAATACAAATGTTATCGACTTAGCATATCCAGGTGTATTACCAGTTGTAAATAGACGTGCAGTAGATTGGGCCATGAGAGCTTCAATGGCTTTAAATATGGATATTGCTACAAATTCTAAATTTGACCGTAAAAACTATTTCTATCCTGATAATCCAAAGGCATACCAAATTTCTCAATTTGATGAACCTATCGGTGAAAATGGATACATTGATATTGAAGTAGATGGAGAAACTAAACGTATTGGTATTACTCGTCTTCACATGGAAGAAGATGCGGGTAAATCAACACATAAAGATGGTTATTCTTTAGTTGACTTGAACCGTCAAGGGACACCTCTAATTGAAATTGTCTCTGAACCTGATATCCGCTCACCGCAAGAGGCGTATGCTTATTTAGAAAAGTTACGTTCAATTATTCAATATACAGGTGTTTCTGATTGTAAAATGGAAGAAGGTTCACTACGTTGTGATGCCAACATCTCATTACGTCCTTATGGACAAAAAGAATTTGGTACTAAAACCGAATTGAAAAACCTTAACTCATTTAACTATGTAAGAAAAGGTTTAGAATACGAAGAAAAACGCCAAGAAGAAGAATTACTTAACGGTGGAGAAATTGGACAAGAAACACGCCGCTTTGATGAATCAACTGGTAAAACTATTTTAATGCGTGTTAAAGAAGGTTCTGATGATTACCGTTATTTCCCAGAACCAGACATTGTACCTTTATATGTAGATGAAGACTGGAAAGAACGTGTTCGTCAAACGATTCCTGAATTGCCAGATGAGCGTAAAGCTAAATACGTTAATGATTTAGGTTTACCTGAATATGACGCACATGTCTTAACACTTACTAAAGAAATGTCTGATTTCTTCGAAGGTGCTATTGAGCACGGTGCTGATGTTAAGTTAACGTCTAACTGGTTAATGGGTGGCGTAAATGAATATTTAAATAAAAATCAAGTCGAATTACAAGATACTCAATTAACTCCTGAAAATCTTGCAGGAATGATCAAATTGATTGAAGACGGTACAATGAGTAGTAAAATTGCTAAAAAAGTCTTCCCAGAACTTGCAGAAAATGGTGGAGATGCTAAACAAATTATGGAAGATAAGGGTTTAGTACAAATTTCAGATGAAGCAACATTACTAAAATTTGTTAATGAAGCGTTAGATAATAATCCTCAATCTGTAGAAGATTATAAAAACGGTAAAGGCAAAGCTATGGGCTTCTTAGTTGGACAAATTATGAAAGCTTCAAAAGGCCAAGCTAACCCTCAAAAAGTTAATGGTCTATTAAAACAAGAATTAGATAAACGCTAA
- the rlmD gene encoding 23S rRNA (uracil(1939)-C(5))-methyltransferase RlmD encodes MNTLKKNEVRTGKVIDLTHEGHGVVKIDRYPVFVPNALIDEKIEYKLIKVKKNFAIGKLLEVKSKSKDRVEPPCVYYYKCGGCQLQHMTYQAQLDMKKEQVVNLFHRKGPFEDTPIQPTVGMEQPWRYRNKSQIPVGKDKENKAITGFYRQRSHDIIDMDSCLIQDEQHQKIMNHVKQWLNELNISIYNEKNQSGLMRHLVVRTGYHTDEMMVIFVTNGKKFKNADVLVQKLISAYPNVTSIKQNINDTHSNVIMGRQSVTLYGKDKIVDQLSEVTFNISDQSFYQINSAQTEKLYQQAIDYAQLTGEEIVLDTYCGIGTIGLYMAPQAKHVYGVEVVPSAIKDAEENATKNQLNNTTFECGKAEDVILEWKAQGIRPDVVMVDPPRKGCDETFVKTLLKLNPKRIVYISCNPSTQQRDAQLLANNYHLVEITPVDMFPQTTHIETVALFERKKN; translated from the coding sequence TTGAATACATTAAAAAAGAATGAGGTGCGTACTGGAAAAGTGATCGATCTAACGCATGAAGGGCATGGCGTTGTAAAAATTGATCGTTATCCAGTATTTGTGCCAAATGCTCTAATAGATGAAAAGATAGAATACAAATTAATTAAGGTGAAAAAGAATTTTGCGATTGGTAAACTTCTTGAAGTAAAAAGTAAAAGTAAAGATAGAGTTGAGCCACCTTGTGTATATTATTACAAATGTGGTGGTTGTCAGTTACAACACATGACTTACCAAGCTCAACTAGATATGAAGAAGGAACAAGTTGTTAATCTATTTCATCGTAAAGGACCATTCGAAGATACACCAATACAGCCTACTGTTGGAATGGAACAACCATGGAGATATCGGAATAAATCTCAAATTCCAGTAGGGAAAGATAAAGAAAATAAAGCGATCACGGGTTTCTATAGGCAACGAAGTCACGACATTATAGATATGGATAGTTGTTTAATTCAAGATGAGCAACACCAAAAGATTATGAATCATGTAAAACAATGGCTTAATGAACTAAACATTAGTATTTATAATGAAAAAAATCAAAGTGGTTTAATGAGACACTTAGTTGTTAGAACAGGGTATCATACTGACGAGATGATGGTTATTTTCGTCACTAATGGTAAGAAATTTAAAAATGCAGATGTATTAGTTCAAAAACTCATCTCAGCATATCCAAATGTAACAAGTATTAAACAGAATATTAACGATACACATTCAAATGTAATTATGGGACGTCAGTCAGTGACTTTATATGGTAAAGATAAAATAGTTGATCAGTTAAGTGAGGTTACTTTTAATATCTCAGATCAATCTTTCTATCAAATTAATTCTGCCCAAACTGAAAAACTCTACCAACAAGCGATTGATTATGCGCAATTAACAGGAGAGGAAATTGTATTAGATACGTATTGTGGTATTGGTACAATTGGTTTATATATGGCGCCACAAGCCAAGCATGTCTATGGCGTGGAAGTAGTACCATCTGCTATTAAAGACGCAGAGGAGAATGCGACTAAAAACCAATTAAATAATACGACTTTTGAATGTGGGAAAGCTGAAGATGTTATTTTAGAATGGAAAGCACAAGGAATACGACCTGACGTAGTCATGGTTGATCCACCAAGAAAAGGTTGCGATGAGACGTTTGTTAAAACGTTGCTCAAATTAAATCCAAAACGCATTGTATATATTTCTTGTAATCCATCTACTCAACAAAGAGATGCGCAATTATTAGCAAATAATTATCATTTAGTTGAAATAACACCAGTTGATATGTTCCCGCAAACGACACATATTGAAACTGTAGCACTATTTGAACGTAAAAAGAATTGA
- a CDS encoding diacylglycerol kinase, protein MRKRARIIYNPTSGKELFKRVLPDVLIKLEKAGYETSAFATEKAGDATVEAERALSSHYDLLIVAGGDGTLNEVVNGIAEQPNRPKLGIIPMGTVNDFGRALHLPNDIIGAVDIIIDGHTTKVDIGKMNNRYFINLAAGGRLTQVSYETPSKLKSIVGPFAYYIKGFEMLPQMKAVDIRIEYDDKVFQGEALLFLLGLTNSMAGFEKLVPDAKLDDGYFTLIIVEKANLAELGHIMTLASRGEHTKHPKVIYEKAKSINISSYTEMQLNVDGEYGGKLPANFLNLERHIEVFTPKDVFNEELLDNGSTPDITTEKQ, encoded by the coding sequence ATGAGAAAACGTGCAAGAATTATATATAACCCGACATCAGGGAAAGAACTATTTAAACGCGTATTACCAGATGTATTAATTAAGTTAGAGAAAGCTGGCTATGAAACAAGTGCATTTGCGACTGAGAAAGCTGGTGACGCAACGGTAGAAGCAGAGAGAGCATTAAGTAGCCATTATGATTTACTAATTGTTGCGGGTGGTGATGGCACACTAAATGAAGTAGTCAACGGCATTGCTGAGCAACCTAATCGTCCTAAATTAGGAATTATACCTATGGGTACTGTCAATGACTTCGGACGTGCATTACATTTACCAAATGATATTATAGGTGCTGTTGATATTATCATTGATGGCCATACTACTAAAGTGGATATCGGTAAGATGAATAATCGATACTTTATTAATTTGGCAGCAGGAGGTAGACTCACTCAAGTATCATACGAGACGCCAAGTAAACTTAAATCTATAGTTGGACCATTTGCATATTACATCAAAGGGTTTGAAATGTTACCACAAATGAAAGCTGTAGATATTCGTATAGAATATGATGATAAGGTATTTCAAGGGGAAGCACTACTGTTCTTACTTGGTTTAACGAATTCTATGGCTGGTTTTGAAAAGTTAGTACCCGATGCTAAATTAGACGATGGATATTTCACTTTAATTATTGTGGAAAAAGCAAATTTAGCTGAATTAGGACATATCATGACTTTAGCTTCTCGTGGTGAACATACGAAACATCCAAAAGTAATATACGAAAAAGCTAAATCAATTAATATTTCATCGTATACCGAAATGCAGCTTAATGTTGATGGCGAATATGGAGGAAAATTACCAGCAAATTTCTTAAATTTAGAACGTCATATTGAAGTATTTACGCCTAAAGATGTCTTTAATGAAGAATTATTAGATAATGGTTCTACACCTGATATAACCACTGAAAAGCAATAA